One genomic region from Thalassotalea sp. PS06 encodes:
- a CDS encoding riboflavin synthase, which produces MFTGIIEATGRIKAIQRQSTGARIEIDTQSLDMSDVQLGDSIATNGICLTVVSFTNASFVADVSIETLERTGFGNYQTGQRVNLEKAMLATSRFGGHIVSGHVDGIATITAITERGNAWEYWLQVDDSLKGYIAEKGSVTIDGISLTVNSVDDDKFRLTIVPHTRAETIIETYTLGQEVNLEVDVVARYVERLLQCQKQGTTDSGVSESLLRKSGFIKA; this is translated from the coding sequence ATGTTTACCGGAATCATTGAAGCGACTGGACGAATTAAAGCGATTCAACGCCAGTCAACAGGTGCCAGAATTGAGATAGATACTCAGAGCCTGGACATGAGTGATGTGCAACTGGGCGACTCCATTGCCACCAATGGTATTTGTCTGACCGTCGTGTCTTTTACCAATGCCAGCTTTGTCGCCGATGTGTCGATTGAGACCCTGGAGCGCACCGGCTTTGGTAACTACCAAACCGGACAGCGGGTTAATCTGGAAAAAGCCATGTTAGCAACGTCTAGATTTGGTGGCCATATTGTTAGTGGCCATGTTGATGGTATTGCTACTATTACCGCGATTACCGAGCGTGGTAATGCCTGGGAATACTGGTTACAGGTCGATGACTCGTTAAAAGGCTATATTGCTGAAAAAGGCTCAGTGACAATAGATGGCATTAGCCTGACGGTTAACAGTGTTGACGATGATAAATTCCGACTGACCATAGTGCCTCATACTCGTGCTGAGACCATTATTGAGACATATACTCTTGGTCAGGAAGTCAATCTAGAGGTCGATGTGGTTGCCCGCTACGTCGAGCGCCTGCTCCAGTGTCAAAAGCAAGGCACTACCGATTCTGGCGTTAGTGAATCATTATTACGAAAAAGTGGCTTTATCAAAGCCTGA
- the glyA gene encoding serine hydroxymethyltransferase, with product MLTRDMNIADFDPELYQAMSDEVVRQEQHIELIASENYTSPRVLEAQGSQLTNKYAEGYPGKRYYGGCEYVDKAEQLAIERACELFGATYANVQPHAGSQANAAVFQALVTPGAKVLGMSLAHGGHLTHGSHVNFSGKLYEAIQYGLHPETGEIDYQEVERLALEHKPEMIIGGFSAYSGIVDWARMREIADKVGAYFMVDMAHVAGLVAAGLYPNPVPHAHVVTTTTHKTLAGPRGGLIISGCDDETIYKKLNSAVFPGGQGGPLMHVIAAKAVAFKEALEPEFKDYQQKVLDNAKTMVAVLQERGYKVVSNGTENHLLLLDLIDKDITGKDADAALGKAHITVNKNSVPNDPRSPFVTSGLRLGTPAITRRGFGEAETRDLTGWICDILDDISNENTISDVQEKVKALCAKFPVYA from the coding sequence ATGCTCACTCGTGATATGAATATCGCTGATTTTGATCCTGAATTGTACCAGGCAATGTCTGATGAAGTTGTTCGTCAGGAACAGCATATCGAATTGATCGCATCTGAAAACTACACCAGCCCACGTGTTCTTGAAGCACAAGGTTCACAGCTAACCAACAAATACGCCGAAGGTTACCCGGGTAAGCGTTATTACGGTGGTTGTGAGTACGTTGATAAGGCTGAGCAATTAGCGATTGAGCGTGCTTGTGAACTATTTGGCGCAACCTATGCAAACGTTCAGCCACACGCCGGTTCTCAGGCAAATGCGGCAGTGTTCCAGGCGCTAGTAACGCCGGGGGCAAAAGTATTAGGCATGAGCCTTGCTCACGGTGGTCACTTAACTCACGGTTCTCACGTAAACTTCTCTGGTAAGTTATACGAAGCCATCCAATACGGTCTGCACCCTGAAACGGGCGAAATTGATTACCAAGAAGTAGAGCGTTTAGCGCTTGAGCACAAGCCGGAAATGATTATCGGTGGTTTCTCTGCATACTCTGGTATCGTTGACTGGGCGCGCATGCGTGAAATTGCTGATAAAGTTGGCGCCTATTTCATGGTGGATATGGCTCACGTTGCCGGTCTTGTTGCTGCGGGTCTTTATCCTAACCCAGTACCTCACGCACACGTTGTAACAACCACAACTCACAAAACTCTTGCTGGTCCTCGTGGTGGTTTAATTATTTCTGGTTGTGATGACGAAACCATCTACAAGAAACTTAACAGCGCGGTATTCCCTGGTGGTCAGGGTGGTCCTTTGATGCACGTTATTGCTGCTAAAGCGGTAGCTTTCAAAGAAGCATTAGAGCCAGAATTTAAAGATTACCAGCAGAAAGTATTAGATAACGCCAAAACCATGGTAGCGGTTCTCCAGGAACGTGGTTACAAAGTTGTTTCTAATGGTACTGAAAACCACTTATTGCTTCTTGACCTGATTGATAAAGATATCACCGGTAAAGATGCCGATGCCGCTTTAGGTAAAGCACACATCACAGTGAACAAAAACTCTGTTCCAAATGATCCGCGTTCTCCGTTTGTAACTTCAGGCCTTCGCCTGGGTACGCCGGCGATCACTCGTCGTGGTTTCGGTGAAGCAGAAACTCGTGACCTTACTGGTTGGATTTGTGACATCCTTGATGATATCAGTAATGAAAACACTATCAGTGACGTTCAGGAAAAAGTTAAAGCACTTTGTGCTAAATTCCCGGTTTACGCTTAA
- the fdx gene encoding ISC system 2Fe-2S type ferredoxin — translation MPKIIFLPHEELCPEGAVLEGDTGQTVLDVALKNDIDIEHACEKSCACTTCHVIIREGFDSLEESDELEDDMLDKAWGLDPESRLGCQAVIADEDLVVEIPKYTLNMVSENH, via the coding sequence ATGCCAAAAATTATTTTTCTTCCTCACGAAGAGCTATGCCCGGAAGGGGCGGTTCTTGAAGGTGACACAGGTCAGACGGTACTGGATGTTGCTTTAAAGAACGATATTGATATTGAGCACGCTTGTGAGAAATCCTGTGCCTGTACTACCTGTCACGTGATCATCCGTGAAGGTTTCGATTCGTTAGAAGAAAGTGATGAATTAGAAGATGATATGCTGGATAAAGCCTGGGGCTTAGATCCTGAGTCCCGCCTCGGTTGCCAGGCGGTGATTGCCGACGAAGATCTGGTGGTAGAAATCCCCAAATACACCCTAAATATGGTTAGCGAAAACCACTAG
- the ribD gene encoding bifunctional diaminohydroxyphosphoribosylaminopyrimidine deaminase/5-amino-6-(5-phosphoribosylamino)uracil reductase RibD, translating to MNFSNNDYQYMQRAIELAKKGEYTTSPNPMVGCVLVKDGTVVGEGWHQKAGLGHAEVNALAIAGSNASQSTAYVTLEPCSHFGRTPPCSKALIEAGVKEVVIAMQDPNPQVSGRGIRMLEEAGIKTKVGLLEASARQVNVGFIKRMETGIPRVICKLASSLDGKIAMKSGESKWITSAESREDVQRLRARSCAVISGADTVITDDARLTVRYQQLGFAQQAIKTEYFRQPIRIVIDSQYRLHPDLALFNEPSPIILIRINGKTQQEPTWQDNVSVVEVDAAANGKVDLAKMLEQLASHGVNNLLVEAGGKLASAFIQAQLVDELWLYQAPKLMGAEAISLLALPGVEKLAQAQHLAINDIRKIGADIRIRASFNKQ from the coding sequence TTGAACTTTAGCAACAACGATTACCAATACATGCAGCGGGCCATTGAGTTGGCAAAAAAAGGTGAATATACCACCTCTCCAAATCCTATGGTTGGTTGCGTGCTGGTTAAAGATGGTACCGTTGTCGGTGAAGGCTGGCATCAAAAGGCGGGCCTTGGTCATGCTGAAGTAAACGCGCTGGCAATCGCTGGCAGTAATGCCTCTCAAAGCACAGCCTACGTTACTCTTGAACCTTGTAGTCATTTCGGTCGCACACCTCCTTGTTCTAAGGCTTTGATTGAAGCCGGCGTCAAAGAAGTTGTTATTGCCATGCAGGATCCAAATCCGCAGGTAAGTGGACGAGGCATCCGCATGCTCGAAGAGGCCGGTATTAAAACCAAAGTTGGCTTGCTTGAAGCCTCTGCCAGACAAGTCAATGTTGGTTTCATTAAACGTATGGAAACCGGAATACCTCGGGTTATCTGTAAACTCGCCAGCTCTCTGGATGGCAAAATCGCCATGAAAAGCGGAGAGAGTAAGTGGATCACCTCAGCAGAGTCTCGTGAAGATGTGCAACGATTACGTGCCAGAAGTTGCGCCGTTATTTCCGGGGCCGATACGGTGATTACCGACGATGCCAGATTAACCGTTCGCTATCAGCAATTAGGCTTTGCCCAGCAAGCGATAAAGACGGAATATTTTCGTCAACCCATTCGTATCGTGATCGATAGCCAATACCGATTGCATCCCGATCTTGCCTTATTTAATGAGCCGTCGCCGATTATCCTGATTCGTATTAACGGAAAAACTCAGCAAGAGCCAACATGGCAAGATAACGTAAGCGTTGTTGAGGTAGATGCAGCGGCAAATGGCAAAGTTGATTTAGCGAAGATGCTTGAACAGCTCGCATCACATGGCGTCAACAATCTGCTAGTTGAGGCCGGTGGTAAGCTGGCATCGGCATTTATTCAGGCGCAATTAGTGGATGAGCTATGGTTATATCAGGCGCCAAAATTGATGGGCGCTGAAGCAATTAGCTTATTGGCGTTACCTGGGGTTGAAAAACTGGCTCAGGCACAGCATCTTGCCATTAACGATATTCGTAAAATTGGTGCGGATATTCGCATTCGCGCCAGTTTTAACAAGCAATAA
- the iscA gene encoding iron-sulfur cluster assembly protein IscA: protein MAVTMTAAASERVKSFMANRGKGIGLRLGIKTTGCSGLAYVLEFVDELNADDEVFEVDDVNIIIDSKSLAYLDGTELDFVKEGLNEGFQFTNPNAKGECGCGESFNV, encoded by the coding sequence ATGGCTGTAACTATGACGGCGGCGGCGTCTGAACGCGTCAAATCTTTTATGGCTAATCGTGGCAAAGGGATTGGACTGCGTTTGGGTATCAAAACCACCGGTTGTTCTGGTCTTGCCTACGTGCTTGAGTTCGTTGATGAGCTTAACGCTGATGATGAAGTCTTTGAGGTCGATGATGTGAATATCATCATCGACAGCAAGTCTCTGGCTTATCTGGATGGTACAGAGCTGGATTTTGTCAAAGAAGGCTTAAACGAAGGTTTCCAGTTTACCAACCCGAACGCTAAAGGCGAGTGTGGTTGTGGCGAAAGCTTTAACGTATAA
- the iscU gene encoding Fe-S cluster assembly scaffold IscU produces MAYSEKVIDHYENPRNVGSFDKNDPQVATGMVGAPACGDVMKLQLKIDEQGIIEDAKFKTYGCGSAIASSSLVTEWVKGKSIDEAAEIKNTAIAEELALPPVKIHCSILAEDAIKAAIDDYRAKNK; encoded by the coding sequence ATGGCTTACAGCGAAAAAGTTATCGATCATTATGAAAATCCACGCAACGTAGGTTCGTTCGATAAAAACGATCCTCAGGTTGCCACTGGTATGGTTGGCGCACCGGCTTGTGGTGACGTGATGAAGTTACAACTTAAAATTGACGAGCAGGGCATTATCGAAGATGCCAAGTTCAAAACCTACGGTTGTGGTTCTGCAATCGCTTCCAGCTCATTGGTTACTGAATGGGTGAAAGGCAAGTCCATTGATGAAGCCGCAGAAATCAAGAATACTGCGATTGCTGAAGAGCTAGCATTGCCACCAGTGAAAATTCACTGTTCAATTCTGGCGGAAGATGCAATCAAAGCTGCCATCGACGACTATCGCGCGAAAAATAAATAG
- the ribBA gene encoding bifunctional 3,4-dihydroxy-2-butanone-4-phosphate synthase/GTP cyclohydrolase II, with product MKFNTPQELIEDIALGKMVILMDDEDRENEGDFIMAAEKVTPEAINFMATHGRGLICMPMSKSRCQQLKLPLMVDNNEAQFTTNFTVSIEAASGVTTGISASDRATTILAAVAKDADHTSIVQPGHIFPLVAKDGGVLNRAGHTEAGVDLARLAGLEPAAVIVEILNEDGTMARRNDLEVIAKKHDLKIGTIADLIEYRNATETTIQRVSECKFPTAFGEFDLVAFTDTIDGQSHFALIKGDIKPEEPTLVRVHLENTFKDLLYCQRGNVTSWPIASALQKIAKEGGVLVLLGKHQTPQSLIQQVKKFALQDAGEDVKEVTKHVGSRNVGVGSQILANLGVSKMRLLSSQTKYHSLSGFGLEIVEYIHD from the coding sequence ATGAAATTTAATACTCCCCAGGAACTAATCGAAGATATTGCCCTAGGCAAAATGGTTATCCTGATGGACGATGAAGATCGCGAAAATGAAGGCGACTTTATCATGGCAGCAGAAAAAGTGACGCCAGAGGCGATCAACTTTATGGCAACACATGGCCGCGGACTAATCTGTATGCCAATGAGCAAAAGCCGTTGTCAACAATTAAAGCTGCCATTGATGGTGGACAACAACGAAGCGCAGTTTACCACTAACTTTACCGTTTCTATCGAAGCGGCAAGTGGCGTTACTACCGGGATTTCTGCATCGGATCGTGCCACTACCATTTTAGCGGCAGTGGCTAAAGATGCCGACCACACGTCCATTGTGCAACCGGGTCATATTTTCCCCTTAGTCGCCAAAGACGGTGGTGTATTAAACCGCGCCGGACATACCGAAGCGGGTGTCGATTTAGCGCGCCTGGCCGGGTTAGAGCCAGCGGCGGTCATCGTTGAAATTCTTAATGAAGATGGCACCATGGCGCGTCGTAATGATTTGGAAGTGATTGCCAAAAAACACGATCTGAAAATTGGTACCATTGCCGATTTGATTGAATATCGCAATGCTACCGAAACCACGATTCAGCGGGTTAGCGAGTGTAAATTCCCAACCGCTTTTGGTGAATTCGATTTAGTGGCATTTACTGATACTATCGACGGCCAAAGCCATTTTGCGTTAATCAAAGGGGATATCAAGCCAGAAGAGCCAACTCTGGTTCGAGTTCATCTGGAAAATACCTTTAAAGATTTATTGTACTGTCAGCGCGGTAACGTCACCTCCTGGCCTATTGCCAGTGCGCTGCAGAAAATAGCCAAAGAGGGCGGTGTGTTGGTTTTGCTAGGCAAGCACCAGACGCCGCAGTCCCTGATTCAACAGGTCAAGAAGTTTGCCTTGCAGGATGCTGGTGAAGATGTGAAAGAAGTGACCAAGCACGTTGGCTCTCGCAATGTTGGTGTTGGTTCACAAATTCTTGCCAATCTGGGCGTGAGTAAAATGCGCCTGTTAAGCTCACAAACCAAGTACCACTCACTATCCGGTTTTGGATTAGAAATCGTCGAATATATTCACGACTAG
- the nrdR gene encoding transcriptional regulator NrdR — MHCPFCSANDTKVIDSRLVADGHQIRRRRQCLHCSERFTTFETAELVMPRIIKRDGSREPFNEEKLRSGLLRALEKRPVSIEQTEGSINHVMSQLRATGEREVSSEMLGNIIMEELKKLDKVAYVRFASVYRSFEDIREFGEEIARLGSNGDS, encoded by the coding sequence ATGCATTGCCCGTTTTGCTCTGCCAACGATACTAAGGTAATCGATTCTCGATTAGTTGCCGATGGCCATCAGATACGCCGTCGACGCCAGTGCTTACACTGTTCGGAGCGCTTTACTACCTTTGAAACCGCAGAGCTGGTGATGCCGCGCATCATTAAGCGTGATGGTTCGCGAGAGCCGTTTAATGAAGAAAAATTACGCAGTGGCCTACTCAGGGCATTAGAAAAGCGACCTGTTAGTATCGAACAAACTGAAGGCTCGATTAACCATGTAATGTCACAGCTGCGGGCAACGGGAGAGCGAGAAGTCTCTTCAGAAATGTTAGGTAATATCATTATGGAAGAGTTGAAAAAGCTCGATAAAGTTGCCTATGTTCGCTTTGCTTCGGTTTATCGCTCTTTTGAAGATATCCGTGAATTCGGCGAAGAGATTGCTCGCCTTGGTAGTAACGGCGATTCATAA
- the hscB gene encoding co-chaperone HscB, which produces MNYFELFGLEADFSIDLTSLATTYQALQKTVHPDRFAHSSSQEQMLAVQKSAQINDAYDTLKDPIRRGEYLLLQRGSQLPSEQSSFQDVSFLMVQMELREMLAEIKFAKDVDAALMSAQESLDIQAGQLWQEFEQQVNAHSEAENLHAGETLRKLKFYHKLYIELERIEDALFDD; this is translated from the coding sequence TTGAATTATTTTGAATTATTTGGTTTAGAGGCCGATTTTTCGATTGATTTAACCTCGCTAGCAACCACATACCAGGCATTACAAAAAACGGTCCACCCGGACCGTTTTGCACATTCGTCAAGTCAGGAACAAATGCTTGCGGTGCAAAAGTCTGCGCAAATCAATGACGCATACGATACCCTCAAAGATCCCATAAGACGCGGTGAATACCTATTACTGCAAAGAGGTTCACAGTTGCCAAGTGAGCAATCCTCGTTTCAGGATGTCAGCTTTTTAATGGTGCAAATGGAGCTGAGGGAAATGCTGGCGGAAATAAAGTTCGCCAAGGATGTTGATGCGGCGTTGATGTCAGCCCAGGAGAGTCTGGATATTCAGGCTGGTCAACTGTGGCAGGAATTCGAACAGCAGGTTAATGCCCACAGTGAGGCGGAAAACCTGCATGCAGGTGAAACACTTCGAAAACTCAAGTTTTACCACAAATTATACATTGAGCTCGAACGCATCGAAGATGCGCTATTCGACGATTAA
- the hscA gene encoding Fe-S protein assembly chaperone HscA: MALLQIAEPGQSTVPHQHRLAAGIDLGTTNSLVASVQSGLPKTLPDSEGKDILPSIVNYQKDAILVGDAAKALAVLDPENTIVSAKRLIGRSLADIQQKYPNLPYTFSGDEAHPSINTIAGDINPVQVSAQVLSSLVERAKQALGGELEGVVITVPAYFDDAQRQSTKDAATLAGVNVLRLLNEPTAAAVAYGLDSGQEGVIAVYDLGGGTFDISILRLNKGIFEVLSTGGDSALGGDDFDNAVVDYLVAEFNLQRPLSPQLERQLLEQACNAKEALSANEIIKINLDNQGTSHSLTLSKEQLNELISPLVSKTLRACRRALKDANVSVSEVNEVVMVGGSTRVPLVREQVGQYFKRQPLTSIDPDKVVAIGAAIQADVLAGNKPDSEMLLLDVTPLSLGLETMGGLVEKVIPRNSTIPVAKAQEFTTFKDGQTAMAVHVLQGERELVEDCRSLARFELRGIPAMAAGAAHIRVTFNVDADGLLSVSAMEKSTGVEASIQVKPSFGLEEGDIIKMLQESVTHAKDDIQARMLKEQQVEASRVVEGVEAALAQDGNKLLSAEERAEIENAINELTKISQTSEISAIEQAIKEVDTITANFAERRMDSSIKTALAGHSVDEV, encoded by the coding sequence ATGGCGTTATTACAAATTGCCGAACCGGGACAAAGTACGGTTCCTCATCAACATCGACTGGCTGCGGGTATCGACTTAGGTACCACCAACTCACTGGTTGCCAGTGTCCAAAGTGGTCTACCTAAAACCTTACCGGATTCTGAAGGCAAAGATATTCTTCCTTCAATCGTCAATTACCAGAAAGACGCTATTTTAGTTGGTGATGCTGCCAAGGCACTTGCGGTTCTGGATCCAGAAAACACCATAGTTTCAGCGAAACGCTTAATCGGTCGCTCGCTAGCAGACATTCAACAAAAATATCCTAATTTACCCTATACCTTCAGTGGCGATGAAGCGCATCCAAGCATCAACACCATTGCTGGTGATATTAACCCGGTTCAAGTTTCTGCACAGGTATTATCAAGTCTGGTCGAACGCGCTAAGCAGGCGTTAGGCGGCGAGCTTGAAGGCGTGGTAATTACCGTGCCCGCTTATTTCGATGATGCCCAGCGTCAAAGCACAAAAGATGCGGCCACATTAGCAGGCGTAAATGTACTTCGTTTATTGAACGAGCCGACGGCCGCGGCGGTCGCTTATGGTCTTGATTCCGGTCAGGAAGGGGTTATTGCGGTCTATGATTTAGGCGGCGGTACTTTTGATATTTCTATCCTGCGCTTGAACAAAGGGATTTTCGAAGTACTCTCCACCGGCGGTGATTCTGCTCTTGGTGGTGATGATTTTGATAATGCTGTTGTCGATTACCTGGTTGCTGAATTTAACCTGCAACGTCCTTTATCGCCGCAACTTGAACGTCAGCTATTGGAACAGGCCTGTAACGCCAAAGAAGCATTATCGGCAAATGAAATTATTAAAATCAATCTTGATAATCAGGGGACAAGCCACAGCCTGACGTTAAGTAAAGAACAGCTTAATGAGCTGATTTCGCCGTTGGTAAGCAAGACCTTACGAGCTTGTCGTCGTGCGTTAAAAGATGCCAACGTTAGCGTTTCTGAGGTTAACGAAGTAGTGATGGTTGGTGGTTCCACTCGTGTACCACTGGTGCGCGAACAGGTTGGTCAGTACTTTAAACGTCAGCCACTTACCTCTATTGACCCGGACAAAGTTGTTGCTATCGGTGCCGCTATTCAGGCCGATGTATTAGCGGGTAACAAGCCTGATAGTGAAATGTTACTGCTAGATGTAACGCCATTATCTCTGGGCCTTGAAACCATGGGTGGCCTGGTCGAGAAAGTCATTCCAAGAAATTCCACGATCCCTGTGGCGAAAGCACAGGAGTTCACCACCTTTAAAGATGGTCAGACGGCGATGGCGGTACACGTGCTGCAGGGTGAGCGTGAACTTGTAGAAGATTGTCGCTCTCTGGCGCGTTTTGAATTGCGCGGCATTCCGGCGATGGCGGCAGGTGCTGCCCATATTCGCGTCACCTTTAACGTTGATGCTGATGGCTTGCTTAGCGTCAGCGCCATGGAAAAATCCACGGGTGTGGAAGCATCAATCCAGGTTAAGCCATCATTTGGCTTAGAAGAAGGCGACATCATTAAAATGTTGCAGGAAAGTGTCACCCACGCCAAAGATGATATTCAGGCGCGGATGCTGAAAGAGCAACAGGTTGAGGCCTCGCGCGTTGTTGAAGGCGTCGAAGCCGCATTGGCTCAAGATGGCAATAAGTTGCTGTCGGCAGAAGAGCGGGCAGAGATAGAAAATGCCATTAATGAATTAACGAAAATCAGTCAGACTTCTGAGATTTCTGCTATTGAGCAGGCGATAAAAGAGGTTGATACAATTACAGCGAACTTTGCTGAGCGCCGGATGGATTCTTCCATTAAGACCGCGCTGGCAGGGCATTCGGTAGACGAGGTTTAA
- a CDS encoding IscS subfamily cysteine desulfurase codes for MKLPIYLDYSATTPVDKRVAEKMMEFLTTDGTYGNPASRSHKFGWQAEEAVDIARNQIADLINADPREIVFTSGATESNNLAIKGAARFYQKKGKHIITCKTEHKAVLDTCRELERQGFEVTYLDPESNGLVDLAKLEAAMRDDTVVVSIMHVNNEIGVIQDIAAIGELCRSRKIVFHVDAAQSAGKIPIDLQEMKVDLMSFSAHKMYGPKGIGALYVRRKPRIRLEAQMHGGGHERGMRSGTLPTHQIVGMGEACRIAKEEMQQDLEHVTAMRDRLMAGIKDLEQVFVNGDFNQRYPGNLNVSFNFVEGESLIMSLKDLAVSSGSACTSASLEPSYVLRALGLNDEMAHSSIRFSFGRFTTVEEVDYAIELIRKAITHLRDMSPLWEMFQDGVDLDKVEWVAH; via the coding sequence ATGAAATTACCAATTTATCTTGATTACTCGGCAACCACGCCTGTTGATAAGCGCGTTGCTGAAAAAATGATGGAATTCTTAACGACCGACGGTACCTATGGTAATCCGGCGAGTCGCTCTCACAAATTCGGTTGGCAAGCGGAAGAAGCGGTAGACATCGCTCGTAATCAAATTGCTGATCTTATCAATGCGGATCCTCGCGAAATCGTATTTACTTCCGGTGCCACAGAGTCAAACAACCTGGCTATCAAAGGTGCGGCTCGTTTTTATCAGAAGAAAGGTAAACACATCATTACCTGTAAGACTGAGCACAAAGCGGTTCTTGATACCTGTCGTGAACTAGAACGTCAGGGTTTTGAAGTAACCTATCTCGATCCAGAATCCAACGGTCTTGTTGATCTTGCGAAACTCGAAGCTGCAATGCGAGATGACACTGTGGTCGTTAGCATTATGCATGTGAATAACGAGATTGGCGTCATCCAGGACATCGCAGCGATTGGTGAATTATGTCGCTCTCGTAAGATTGTCTTCCACGTTGATGCGGCGCAAAGTGCTGGCAAAATTCCAATCGACTTACAGGAAATGAAAGTTGATTTGATGTCGTTTTCAGCTCACAAAATGTACGGCCCGAAAGGTATTGGCGCACTATACGTTCGTCGCAAGCCGCGTATTCGCCTTGAAGCGCAAATGCACGGTGGTGGTCATGAGCGTGGCATGCGCAGTGGTACTTTGCCTACTCACCAAATCGTCGGTATGGGTGAAGCGTGTCGCATCGCTAAAGAAGAGATGCAGCAGGACCTTGAACACGTAACGGCAATGCGTGACCGTTTGATGGCTGGCATCAAAGATTTAGAACAAGTTTTTGTTAACGGTGATTTTAATCAACGTTATCCAGGCAACTTGAACGTAAGTTTTAACTTCGTTGAAGGTGAGTCGCTGATCATGTCTTTGAAAGACTTAGCGGTATCTTCTGGTTCCGCCTGTACATCAGCAAGTTTAGAACCATCTTATGTGCTTCGTGCTTTAGGCCTGAATGATGAGATGGCACACAGTTCAATTCGTTTTAGTTTTGGACGTTTCACTACAGTTGAAGAAGTGGATTATGCCATTGAGCTAATTCGCAAGGCGATCACACATTTACGTGATATGTCACCTTTGTGGGAAATGTTCCAGGACGGTGTAGATTTAGACAAAGTAGAGTGGGTAGCACACTAA
- a CDS encoding vWA domain-containing protein yields MLKRLKISFFRTCIVSLAFVISTFQVQAAQIKSDIIMIVDESGSMGPVQDNLRDNIALFASIMSAGGIDVRFALVGYGASFDQIRTVTDFTDAAGFGAAAATLISSGSDEDAYDAIAYALNSYGPESSSFSFRNDAVKNVIIFTDEPDGNGELNFSDADSILTANNALFNAVLSGFHTISSIGPLADNHGGSVFDLNGLNTTDQSVVQTFVTNFANAKLQETIGFCTANPQDPACRNSDTPNPTVPEPTSLLLFGLAGLALKFRRIF; encoded by the coding sequence ATGTTAAAACGCCTAAAAATTTCATTTTTCCGAACTTGTATCGTGAGTTTAGCTTTCGTAATTTCCACGTTTCAAGTTCAAGCAGCGCAAATCAAATCAGACATAATTATGATCGTGGATGAATCTGGTTCAATGGGACCTGTTCAAGACAACCTGCGAGACAATATTGCATTATTTGCATCAATAATGAGTGCTGGAGGTATTGATGTTCGATTTGCGCTAGTCGGCTATGGAGCAAGTTTTGATCAAATCCGAACTGTCACGGACTTCACTGACGCCGCAGGTTTTGGAGCCGCAGCGGCGACATTAATCAGCTCTGGTTCAGATGAAGATGCGTATGATGCAATCGCTTATGCGTTGAATTCATACGGGCCGGAATCATCATCATTTTCTTTTAGAAATGACGCTGTCAAAAATGTGATAATTTTCACTGATGAGCCCGACGGAAATGGCGAATTAAACTTTTCGGATGCAGATTCGATACTTACAGCAAACAATGCCCTTTTCAATGCCGTGTTGAGTGGATTTCATACAATTTCTTCAATCGGCCCTCTAGCTGATAATCACGGAGGTTCAGTATTCGATTTAAATGGTCTGAATACGACAGATCAGTCGGTAGTACAAACATTCGTGACAAATTTTGCGAACGCTAAACTTCAAGAGACCATTGGTTTTTGCACAGCAAACCCACAGGATCCTGCTTGTAGAAATTCAGATACTCCTAACCCAACTGTTCCAGAACCTACCTCATTATTATTATTCGGTTTAGCAGGACTTGCTCTCAAATTTCGAAGAATCTTCTAG